The candidate division KSB1 bacterium nucleotide sequence CTGCTTCCAGGAAGCGTTCCTTGTCGCCTTTCATGGCATGGGCGGTCAAACCTATTATGGGGATATGAACGCCAGTTTCCTTTTCATTTTCACGTATTCTTGCTGTCGCTTCCAAACCGTCAAGCGTTGGCATCTGAATGTCCATCAGGATCAAATCAAAATGGCCCTGCTCCAACAAAGTAAGTGCCTCTGCACCATCGTTGGCTACTTCCACTTTATGACCCCGTTTTTCTATCAGTCTAGCCGCAACCTTTTGGTTTATTTTATTGTCGTCTGTTAACAGGATGCAAAGGCGCTGCTTTTCCTCCCGTAATGAGTGGCGCGTGACCAGTTCTGTAGGCTGACCCTCCTCTTTCTTGCTATTTTGTTTATTGCCAACAGCTGACCTGGCCTGCACAGTTTTTATCGCATCCAGCAGTTCTGTCTGTAATATC carries:
- a CDS encoding response regulator, producing the protein MKQANESGNPFALVLLESNLPELDGFELAEQIKQNPKLADTIIMMLPTVGNRGDASRCKELGISAYLTKPILQTELLDAIKTVQARSAVGNKQNSKKEEGQPTELVTRHSLREEKQRLCILLTDDNKINQKVAARLIEKRGHKVEVANDGAEALTLLEQGHFDLILMDIQMPTLDGLEATARIRENEKETGVHIPIIGLTAHAMKGDKERFLEAGMDGYVPKPINAKELFEVIESVTSVIRYERPHSEESLAREW